The segment tttggaatgacctccaaaacctagatgtgaattatgCACCCGATCCAATAtaatggataacggaataccatggcgacatacaatctcatctatgatgATCCTAGCATAATCTACTgctgaataagtagacttgacgggaataaagcaagcagacttggtcaacctatcaaGAACCACCCATATAGAAACATATTGCCTTTGAGTCCGAGGCAAAcccactacaaaatccatattgatgtcttcccacttccaagtaggaacttggatttcttgtagtaagccacccagcttttgatgttcggcttttacttgttggtaatttggacacttagaaacAAATTCCTCTATATCCTTCTTCATAGCTTCCCACCAATAAATTTTCCTAAGATCATGGTATATTTTTGTCAAATCCGGATGAATGGATTAGCGGGACCCATgggcttcctcaaggatcctGTCCCTCACACCATCTATATCGGGAACACATAGTCTTCCTTGGCACCTTAAAATATCATCCCCTTAAGGAGAATGTATCGTTAAGCTTGCCAATGATCGATTCCTTGAACTCCTTCAATGATTCGTCAAGGTGTTGCTTGGACTTCACCTAAACTACCAATGATGAATCAGAGTTATCatggaccatgaaaccaccattcGAAGAATCTTCTAATCTCACCCCAAATCTagacaacctatgaacatccctcactaggtctttcttggattCTTCAATATGGGATACACCACCCATAGTCATACAACTTAgggcatccgcaaccacattagccttgtcgtgatgatagaggacactcatgtcataatctttcaacaattctaaccaccttctttgttaaagattcaaatccttttgtgtaaacacatattggagactcttatgcttagtaaaaacatcaacatgaacatcatacAAATAATGCCTCTATATGTTCAAGGCAAAAACCACGACTGCTAACTTAAGGTCATGAGTTGAATAGTTTCTCTCATCTACCTTAAGTTgactagaagcataggctatcaccttcccatgttgcataagcacacaccccaaacccacttGTCATGTGTcacaatacacaaaaaaaaccTTTGTACCCtcggtaaggtcaacaccggagcggaGGTAAGCCTATTTTTCAACATTTGAAAAAATCTCTCAcgtgcctccgaccactcaaatttcttacacttttaGGTCAAGTAGTCAAAAGAGATGCAATtcatgcaaaaccatccacgaaCCTCCGTAATAACCTGCTAAatccaagaaactcctaatatccgTTGAAGTCAAAgttctaggccaatttttcactgcttcagttttccttggatcaacctcatcTCCTTCAAGATGATATGACCAATAAATGTCACCGGCATTAACCAAAACTCAAACATTCTATATTTGgaaaacaattgatgttctttaaagGTTTGGAATACCACCTTaaaatgacccatatgatcgCTCTCAatctttgaatataccaagatgtcgtcaatgaagacaatgacaactGAATCTAGgcaatttcaaaaaattctattcattaggtccaaaAACATTGTCGGAGCATTAttgagaccaaaagacattactaagaacccatgatgaccatatctagtttggAATGCcctttttggtatatcctcacctctcaccctaagtgtGTGATATCCCGaccttaagttaatttttgaaaagtatctTGCCCCTTagagttggtcaaacaagttgtcaatccaagggagaggatacttgttcttaattgtgactttatttagttatttgtagtcaatacacattcttaggaaccatttttcttatttagaaaCGAAACTGGAGctccccatggagaaatactaggtcgtgtgaactctttcaattcggccggagccatccgatatGGAGGAATTTAAATGGGGTTTTTATTCAGTAGCattgataccaaaatcaatttcctatTCGGGAAGAATATCAGGAGGTCATTAGCAAAAACCTCtggaaattcactcactacggggaccgactcaataggaggaatttcgcaattacaatatggtatagacaacattttagagatcattttgcatgcttttagaaaaatagatgatacgacctctaggaatagagtttccccccttccactctacaCCGGGtttatttggaaagttaaacttcaccacccttgtcctaaaatcaatagaagcaaagcaagcatgcaaccaatccatacccaatataacatcaaaatcaagcatatcgagttctagttcaacataagaaactctattgggcaacattataggacaatttttatacaccttttttggaacaaccgactcacccacttgagtagacactataaaaggttcatgcaaaatatcgggtaaaatatcaaactttttggctactagaggagtaacaaaGGATAAATTAGCaccgggatcaagtaaggcatatacatcaatagagaagactttcaacatacagGTCACCACGTCAaaagaagtctcttgctcacccttAGAGCGGAAagcatagaagcggttcttctttggagcctcATTAGAACCACTTGGTTGAGATTTAACACTACCCTTGTGTTGACTCCTCACATAAAAGCAAGCCCTGACCTTGTGCCAACCCTTTCCgcaaccaaaacaattattcGTCCCCTTAAGGCAATCATCATAGCGCTTCTCACCACACTTTCCAAAAGTTGACTTCTCGGTTGGTGACTTAGCATCTTTTACCTTCTTGAACTTAGGGATAGACACCCTATCACAACTATCCTTTGGGAACTTGGAAGGGACTTGACTTGAAATccgcttcttaaatctaggcaTGTCTTGTAcatcaagcctattctttgaagaacctccatcaaaagatcttgaCCTCTTAGCATTATTATTGTTCCTCCTAGCCCTTGCCTGTTCCACATGCTTGGCTTGCACCATAAGACAataaatgttcatgttgtcatgtaacGAAACCAAATAAAACTCTTTTTGCAAATCATCCGACACCCCTGTCATAGAGCGGCTCATTTTATCTCTaggatcaaaaatcaaagaaggagcatattttgaaaatttagtgaatttcaaagagtattcatgaacactcataactccttggcgaaggttgataaactccaaCACTTTGTCCTCCCACAtttccctaggaaagaaccgatcaagaaaagccttcttgaagatctcccatGTCAAAGGACCACCTCTCAAGGGCCTGTTATCCCTCCAATGCACAAACGATGATTGAGAAACGTCCTTGAGTTGTTAAGTGTCCAACTTGGACTTTTTACTTGTGGACAACCCCATAGCCAAAAGTATCTTATAGAATTCATCgatgaattcttgggggtcttcctCAACCTTACACTCGTAGAAGGTCAGAGGATTCTTCCGAGTGAAATACCTTAgacgggaagccatagtagtgacttgttgatgaggacagGGCACAACCTCCAAGTCAGCTTGGGCCGTCATAGCATGGGGTTGAGAGGTGGCAGCTTGTGCTTGTGTAGTCATGGCTTGGTCCATTTGGAAGATATGGCCCTTATGTCACCATCCATCAAAGGTGGAGGATTGACCGGGACTTGGTCATCATCCTCGCCTTCCTCAAGagaaggaacttgatcaccacagGGAAGAGCTCCCGCATTTGCAATCTCTTCTTCAAAACTTCCTGCCGTATTCCTTTGAGTATTCAATTTTGTTCACAACAATAGtattagatgcaaaagcacaccATAATTATACTCTAATGGGACGATATTAGATTTCCAAGAAGGTGAGAGTCTCGCAGGCATCATGTAGGTTCCTATACATAagtgtggcacgcttcacaattatgaacacAAACTTACATAGACATGGTAGAGAGAGACTCAACTCTAATataattcaacctcatgctctgataccaagtttgtcacattcgGGTTTACCCTTTAAATGTAACCAGCATCGTTGTCCTCTCATAGGACTAGGaatagcctcttagcttacatcatcacattcataagttgaatttagcagaaaattaaaaaagttttattaCTTATAGTTGGAGGTTtatatagacctctacatacacataatatatatatccaGTATACATAGATCCTTCGTATAGAAAGGTTACATAGACTTATACTTTTATTGCACTCACGTATATAAGTAAGATAGAACATAGCATTAAGGATTGTCTCAATATCATACCATCTACAGATCATAGCAATTTAGGAATAAccctacatcaatgtaaagaagccacatataggatTATACAAAACGTACTCAAATCAAAATAGATAGAACGCAAAAGTATTAAGgctaaaacaacaacataagcTTGATATTGGCATCTTTTTCGAATAATGAGGACCTACccctacttggatgattaaGGAacaaagccttcttcaagtcgccTTCCAAAACACGTCAATGACCcaaacctaaaatattttggaaaagggaagaaaatggggttagtactccacatgtactaagtatgagatcatatgcacatataagagcAAAACATGCTAATGAGGTGCgtttagtcaaaacatgccattttaccccTTTAAAAGTATCATGCATAACCAAGCAAGTCCTACTAATCAatcaaacatgcttactaactcaaacaagtaatatgcatcccaacatacttgaacccatgatctactacaaccctatcatcaaggaataacatcacaagcatgcctaagagttaatcatatcataaaagaaagacaactactcatgaataCTTATCAAGTCAATAAGTGCAATAACCAAGGTTACTgtaaagtttgttttaaaatgtaCTAAATTCCTTAAATGtcatcttatgtgtttctaatttgataaatgttgttcttatgattatattatgatatttaaatgaaaataatgcatatttccaataaatgtccattttcatgattttatgcattatgacatacttaatacatgtggttgtactaattccatgcttttatctatctcaatAGTGGTTTGTAGGTGAGGATCATTTGGGAAGCAAGACTTGGATCGTATCTtcattcaagagaagttgaagtatgtcctcatttgattcgagggcatagatgtcaTTTATGTCTCTTATTGAAAAACTATAATATAGTAAGTGTTtctatatttctattgtgtatgagtcgtgtcccaagtactcttgtgtctaatatttgatgaaatgagacttagtattttcctatgagttttatatgaaagagattgtAAAGACTATGAATATGTTTGTGAAAAAGTTATagttccgcactacttttcactatgtatatgtgatgaacgATACGAAAAGGGCCTGCATAAGACCTCCAAAAGGTCAAGTATGCCAGTTGCACTCCGAGAGTGCCATATCTTCTTGGGTTTGGTATCGGGATGTGACAAGATTGGTATCTGAGCATAGGATATGAAAGTAgtcttaggaatcaaaaagtctcatcaagtcacgtctagtagagtcttgaccttcggtgtgagtcgcgacacatctatgggcgagaggctattggacgatagagtttcccttatTTTCTACTCTTATGTCATGTCgtagagtaaaagttatgagtactctatttttatggttttcctagtgtttctaggaagatgaaTATGAGGAGGACACCGGCTATTAGAGTTGAGGATAATGATTTTcatgaggagattcctcctcaagttgagaaAGATTAGCAAGTTCCTGAAAGTGATCAAGGTGAGAAAGTGCCTCCCCAAGGTGATTAAGTCCCTATTGTGAAAGGAGGTAATAATGTTATGGTGGTTACCCCGAAGTGGAGTAGTAGAGATCTTAGAGAGGCTTTTCTTGCTTTAGCCGGAGCCGTGACTACTCAAGACAATTTGTGTATGGTGCCTAGGATGAGTATTGTGGAGAGAAATATGTCCTCTAGGTtgagagactttgtgaggatgaatcctcctatctttcttggctcTAGGTGGTAGAATATCCCTAAGAGTTTATAGATGAGGTGTACAAGATAGTGCATGCTATGGGAGTGACTTGTAGGGAGAAAGCAGAGTTGgcttcatataaattgaaagatATGGCTCAAGTGTGCTACACGCAATGGAAAGGCAATATGTTGGTTGAgtcgggtcctattgagtgggaagaatttatGGAAGATTTTCTTGGAAAGTATTTTCCCTGTGAGAGGAGGGAGGTTAAGGTAGAGgtgtttatcaatctcaagcaagacaatatgagtgttgaggaatactctttgaaattctctatgttgtccaaatatgctccatCCCTTTTGTCAAATCTGAGGGATGAAATGATTAGATTTGTGACTGGGGTCGCTGATGTAGTGAAGGAAGAATGTCGTACGGCCATaatacatgatgatatgaccctatctagactcatggtgtacgCCCCATCAATTGAAGGGTCCAAACTTAACTAAAAACTTGAAAAGGAGTGGTTCTAGTGACCAAGACcaacctaggttcaaaaagCTCAAAATCAAGAAGAACCTAGTTCTAAGGTGAAATTTGAGAGAGGAAgtggttctcaaaatgaaaAGCCTACAGGTTTCACTTGTGGAAAGAGGCACTATGGGAAATGTCTAGCCGTTACTAGTGGTTGCTTTGGTTTTGGAAAGGATGATCATAAGGTGACATATTGTCCTACCATTGCGGCTAGAGGAAGAGAGAGTAAGAAAGTTGCTCCTAATGCTCCAAAGGATGATGTTCCAAGGACGAAGGCTCATTTCTATGCACTCTGGGCAAGAGGATCAAAGCCTGAtgtggatgatgatgatgatggtaagTCCTTATATATCTTTAGTGGTATTAGTtacttctaagtgggggagtatggtaaGTAAAAGAGTCTTAATTTATCGTCCTATCTCTTCTATTCACCTCAAGTTTGAGAGTAGAAAGTCATAGaagcatgttgcatgtgcattgtgtttaagggtcttgttgaaattgattttcattgattccttgcattgtgcatctcattaagttatgattaggtggaaatgtgtttatgtgattttatcttgcatattagcatgtttctatcatgaatttctaaaatgatgtatttttgaaaaaaaattgcctAATTCACTGTAAAAACTGCCTGCTCACTGtgacatttttcaaaaattgactaattcattctttgcttgaaaaatgttttaaggTGGTTAGAACTTATGTATATGAGTTTGATATTGAATATACAATAAGTTttttctatttggaatgaaggatGTGAGTTTTATGTCATAATAAGTGCTAGAACttattctagtttcttgttgtgttgtgattctCTTAATTATGTGAATTTAATGTTTTCCTAGATTTTAGTATCgtataatatgttatgtgttatggtCATGAGCTTCTAAGTTTAATCTCTATTCTTGGGAGTGTTCAGAGAGTAGCtaatgtcattcgaggatgaatgttgacCAAGTGGGGGAAGATTGTAAcacctcaaaaatgacttaggtgaagctagattCTAAGATGGTTTTCAAGATTCTATAAGTTCCTAAAATGGTCTATAATGTTGTATTTTGTGGCAGTGTTTAAgatttaggtgcattggaattcaaacatcaagggatgactaagacgttcgacgactaagtcacctatgtgtctcatatgtggttttatgttttaggtgtgattaatgattttataaggTACTTGAATGAATTATTATGGTGTATATAGttagtgtgtcaagtttcgtgaagtttggaggttacacgtccaagaacgtccacaACGTTCGAAAGATtttccttgaaatgaccttgtgtgtcttggtatatttcattgagttttacgtgttctttttggatgaaattcatgtagagatttcctaaaataatatagataatgtttgggttggaaacgtctgggaaaacatccccaaggacaatCCAAGGGTCCATGAAGAAGGACCTTTTTCATTGAGCAAAGACTTCCCAAGACAGCCCAACCTACGGAGGCAATCGACGCCCGGTACTTGAGGGGTAATTTGTGTAAACTTAGGATTGGGGAAGGATAATCCAAATACCAGACCCATTACCAAAGCACGGACCAACAGGACGGTTCGTTGGTCAAGGGACGGGTCGTCGATGCTCTTCCGTCTATGAGGCTGCCTTCATGCGCAGGTTCTGTTAAGTGAAGGGTGAATTGTTAAATTCACCCAACGTCCAAATTAGAAGTTTGGAGGTTCtttaagggtcttttgggtattttaaacatgtatataagtctttaacacttagaagaattcattcttcaaaatcaaaacccaaattctctTAGATATTCcttagaactccattggagccaaaactcaaggaagggcttggattggagaTTTTAGTGGTGATATTCATCAAATTGGAGGGCTATAatcattgaggtatggttttttatccttgaaactctattcatcaaggaacccaaatttaaaaaagttttctagagttttcaaagatgaattgtcaAATTTCAAGATCTATCCATGGGTACTTGCATTAAAGGTTATTAAAGCATTgtatatttattgaatatttgttaattagataattttaaCTCAATGAACCTATGAACCCGAGTAATTGATGAACCTTAGTTTTCTACTACTTTATAGGTTAAGTGATTTGTACTTGATgcttgattgatgtaataattctATTGAATTTATATCTAGATTGTCTTAGATTGATGATTctatatttaattgacctaTTTTCATCGAGTATCatagtttttatattgaattgatgttcatggttatgggtatgggctatattgaattggatgatttagcattgGATTGAAATGTtgaggatggagtgatggtaattatcccattattttatgttaattagacttcaattattttgtaattaataTGGTCCAATTATGGTGGTGatgctatgtgctttacttgcaattgatgtagccttgtcggcgttactctatgtattatgataatcatggccttgtcggaactacttgaagtattacgATGATTTGTGTAATTGATTATGTGTATTGgataatatctatctatatgataagtaatgtgaaagtatatgtgttaTTCTATTGATTctatttaggtgatcatgtttgactatgactatgtctttatGCGTATAGTCTTAGGATTGATgcatggttattcctacttgactacatgagtctatgatggtcatattgatgatatggtagtttataggatgacttaaagatgataatggttatttctatgtgcttctatAATGACATGTGATATGTGTTAAAGTGatgtatgttgtgtcttgtcttggttgacttgtgtcccttacttgataaatgtatgaatgtgaataagagatgtcttgacttaatatgataaagcctcttagtcttgtatgtatgaattacatgagaccttaaatgatgttaatagggtcctttatgtgaaaccttgaacctagtgggaaggttatgaatgttgaagtcgaaagtcgtaatggtatccttcaattAAGGAATGACAGACTTAAGGTTAGTTgactggaacgacatcatatcaatccttagaaaagtcattataagcttcttgtcgccattgtaaggtatccctagtggacctctttggtagggtaaatgtaattCAATTATGAAATAGATATAGAATCCCTTTGTctgaacctttaatgtaaattattctatgagaacaaaggctagcactgagtgagtatggtaagggaagtaacTCTAGTTAAAGGATGAGACAAGAGTACAAAGCACTCCCTTCATACTCCTtaatgtgcctacatgggatgtgtccaagttctaccattggcaagtagaacaccctcaacggagtaggttagaactctagattccatgtctagctatcacagtctatgtcggttattgcctattctcttCGTGtaggatacctactagcattagagaagttctacgaagtttaggtggtggtatgggacgatatctagacattgcacaataggctttgaaggtgttagtccCTAGGTcctctccaagaccattacttgaatgtcctttatgtgatgaatctcttaatgaaataatgaaataatgacttatgttagaAATCATGTAAATGAATGAGTAACTAATCTAtagtgacttaaggattccttagttAAAGTGTGAAGGTGCATAAGGGATGATATCTGCATGTCTTAACTACGGAAGTCTTGACAAaaactctagttagggaagttggttgatacTTTGGGCATGATCTAAacataggtagtcttaaggattatttaggtaaccTTTAAGAGGGTGTATGGGGGTTCTCTTCTTGGGTTACTtcagtaagtcttttgataacctaaGTAAGCAGAATGCCATATCTTAAATAATCATGTGtttggtgtattgtaagtgtgtatgtgtctcattataagtagtcttgaggattatTTCGACATGCTTAGAGAGAGTGTAGGGCGGTCTCTATTTGTGTTGCTTAATTTAGTCTTAGGCTAGCTTTTAATGAGAAGACTACATGCTAGGAAGTGTCTAAAGTGAAGATAAGgcacttcactgtaacagtgaaggaATTCACTGTACACTAAATTGAGGTTATTGTATAGTTTGATTAAAAATGTACTAAATTGTTTACATGCaatcttatgtgtttttaagttgataaatgttgttattatgattatattacaatatttaaatgaaaaagaatgcacatttccaataaatgtccgttttcatgattttatgcattatgccatacttagtacatatggttGTACTAATTACATGCTTTTATCTAACTCTATAGTGGTTTGTAGGTGAGGATCATTTGGGAAGCAAGACTTGGATCGTAGAATCATTCAAGataagttgaagtatgtccacATTTGACTCGAGAGCATAGATGTCGCTTATGTCtcttattgaagtattataatagactaagtatttctatattcatattGTGTATGGGTCGTGTTCCAAGTACTCTTGTCTCTAAGATTTTATGAACTGATACTTAATATTAAcctatgagttttatatgaaagagattgtAAAGACTTTGAATatgtttgtgaaaagttttaattccgcactacttttcactatgtatatgtgatgaacaATACGaaatgggcttgtataagacctccaagaggtcaagtatgccggtTGCACTCCGAGAGggccatatcttctagggtgtgatCTCGGGATGTGACAATCTTGGTATCAGAtcataatatatgaaattagtcttaggaatcaaaaagtctcatcaagtcacgtctagtagagtcttgaccttCTATGTGATTCGCGACACAAATATGGGTGAGAAGCTATAGGACGagagagtttcccttcttttctacacCTATGTTGTGTTGTAtagtaaaagttatgagtactcttttttatggttttccttatttttctAGCAAtatgaatacgaggaggacacCGGCTACGAGAGTTAAGGAGAATGATGTGCACcaggagattcctcctcaagttgagcaagttcttcaaggtgctcaaggtgatcaagtccctattgtggAAGGAGGTAGTGATGTTCTGATGGTTCCCCAAGAGTTGAGTAGTAGAGATATCATAGGGCTTTGCTTGCTTTAGCACGAGCAGTGACTACTCAAGCGAATTTGAGTATGGTTCCAAGGATGAATGTTGTGTAAAGCACTATGACCTCTAGGTTaagagactttgtgaggatgaatcatttgatgaaatgagacttagtattttcctatcagttttatatgaaagatactTTAAAGACTATGAATATGTTTGTGGAAATTTTTATTTCCGCACTACTTTCCACtttgtatatgcgatgaacgatacaAAAAGGTCTTATATAAGACCTTCAAGAAGTCAAGTGCAGGTTGCACTTCGAGAGTGCCTAGTTTTTTTGGGTATGGTATCGGGATGTGAAAATGATGAAAGTTCATTCTCATCATTCAAAACCTTTGAGCTATATAATGTATGACGGATCAAGTCCCTAAAgcctatttatataaaataatgataagtaAAGGCTTAAAGATATTAAAGAGGGAGTTAAGATTCGCACTGAGTGGATATGTACAATGAGGAAAATACCCCTCTGCTAATGCAATAGGTTGGGTCATCCAAGTGATACTTATGATATTGAAGTCTCTTCACTACTGCAATAGGTCGGGTTTCTAGAAGCTATCTCATTA is part of the Solanum lycopersicum chromosome 1, SLM_r2.1 genome and harbors:
- the LOC138341971 gene encoding uncharacterized protein — its product is MTTQAQAATSQPHAMTAQADLEVVPCPHQQVTTMASRLRPLRGGPLTWEIFKKAFLDRFFPREMWEDKVLEFINLRQGVMSVHEYSLKFTKFSKYAPSLIFDPRDKMSRSMTGVSDDLQKEFYLVSLHDNMNIYCLMVQAKHVEQARARRNNNNAKRSRSFDGGSSKNRLDVQDMPRFKKRISSQVPSKFPKDSCDRVSIPKFKKVKDAKSPTEKSTFGKCGEKRYDDCLKGTNNCFGCGKGWHKVRACFYVRSQHKGSVKSQPSGSNEAPKKNRFYAFRSKGEQETSFDVVTYSVVIVFIDDILVYSKIESDHMGDEVDPRKTEAVKNWPRTLTSTDIRSFLDLAGYYGGSWMVLHELHLF